The following are encoded in a window of Castanea sativa cultivar Marrone di Chiusa Pesio chromosome 9, ASM4071231v1 genomic DNA:
- the LOC142610650 gene encoding putative histone H2B.3, with amino-acid sequence MAPTKAEKKPAEKKPVAAEKAPAKAEKKISKEGGSDLKKKKKVKKSIETYKIYLFKVLKQVHPDIGISSKAMGIMNSFINDIFEKLAQESSRLARYNKKPTITSREIQTAVRLVLPGELAKHAVSEGTKAVTKFTSS; translated from the coding sequence ATGGCACCCACAAAGGCAGAGAAGAAGCCAGCGGAGAAGAAGCCAGTGGCGGCGGAGAAAGCACCGGCGAAGGCCGAGAAGAAGATCTCGAAGGAAGGCGGTAgcgatttgaagaagaagaagaaggtgaagaAGAGCATCGAGACATACAAGATCTACCTATTCAAGGTTCTCAAACAGGTTCACCCAGATATTGGGATTTCGAGCAAGGCTATGGGGATCATGAACAGCTTCATCAACGATATCTTCGAGAAGCTCGCCCAGGAGTCATCGCGATTGGCTCGGTACAACAAGAAGCCCACGATCACGTCTCGGGAGATTCAGACTGCGGTGCGTTTGGTGTTGCCTGGTGAGTTGGCTAAGCACGCTGTCTctgaaggaaccaaggctgtcaccAAGTTTACTAGTTcttga